One genomic segment of Erysipelotrichaceae bacterium 66202529 includes these proteins:
- a CDS encoding HK97 gp10 family phage protein gives MVEFKQKGNFSKITGYLERLKEIARIGILDKYGKAGVEALSSSTPQDTRNTAESWYYKIENRKGFAKISFYNSNIQNGCPIAIILQYGHGTRNGGWVEGRDYINPAIQPIFDAIVNDVWKEVTQL, from the coding sequence ATGGTCGAATTTAAGCAAAAGGGTAACTTCTCAAAAATTACTGGTTATCTAGAAAGATTAAAAGAAATTGCGAGAATAGGTATTTTAGATAAGTATGGAAAAGCTGGTGTTGAGGCATTATCTTCTTCGACTCCCCAAGATACGAGGAACACTGCCGAATCATGGTACTATAAAATCGAAAATCGTAAAGGTTTCGCTAAGATTTCTTTTTATAACTCAAATATTCAAAATGGATGTCCTATAGCAATCATATTGCAGTATGGGCATGGAACTCGCAATGGAGGTTGGGTAGAGGGGCGAGACTATATCAATCCGGCTATTCAACCTATTTTTGATGCTATCGTTAATGACGTATGGAAGGAGGTGACACAGTTATGA
- a CDS encoding N-acetylmuramoyl-L-alanine amidase yields the protein MSLKITRVTTPTNLYDVKCPYSMTPRFIVVHNTANKASAMNEISYMLSNMNEVSYHFAVDYERAVQGLPLNRNGWHAGDGGTGDGNRYGIGIEICHSTNPDIDLFLKSEKNGAVLVAMLLKQYGWGIDKVKKHQDFSGKYCPHKTLDLGWQRFINLVKQELNESDIPQVDSVKSSTNKKEKYSVGTPVCTNTLATSSQGGKIYKGDWSGVITKVIKGAKYPYLLNENTGWTNDTGIDDDPHTPNMKSSKAPSKTTFKVGDWVGVKSGARDYNGKSAAGVVKGKVYYTIDELKGDRAVLDIPGICTAFNTKDLFK from the coding sequence ATGAGTTTGAAAATAACAAGAGTAACAACTCCAACTAATTTATATGATGTAAAGTGTCCTTACTCGATGACACCAAGGTTTATCGTTGTTCATAATACAGCAAACAAAGCTAGTGCGATGAATGAAATATCGTATATGTTAAGTAATATGAATGAGGTTTCATATCACTTTGCTGTTGACTATGAGCGTGCTGTTCAAGGATTGCCATTAAATAGAAATGGCTGGCACGCTGGTGATGGCGGAACTGGAGATGGAAACCGATACGGAATTGGAATTGAAATTTGCCATTCCACAAATCCAGATATCGATTTATTCTTAAAATCTGAGAAAAATGGTGCAGTGTTAGTAGCAATGTTGTTGAAACAATATGGATGGGGCATCGATAAGGTAAAAAAACATCAGGATTTTAGCGGGAAATATTGTCCACATAAAACGTTAGATTTAGGATGGCAAAGATTCATTAATCTAGTCAAACAGGAATTAAACGAGTCAGATATTCCTCAAGTAGATTCTGTAAAGTCAAGTACGAATAAAAAAGAAAAATATTCTGTTGGGACTCCAGTTTGCACAAACACATTAGCTACATCTTCGCAAGGTGGAAAAATATACAAAGGTGATTGGTCTGGAGTAATTACGAAAGTTATTAAAGGTGCTAAATATCCGTATTTACTTAACGAAAATACTGGTTGGACAAACGATACCGGAATTGATGACGATCCACACACCCCAAATATGAAGTCGTCTAAGGCGCCATCAAAGACTACATTTAAAGTAGGTGACTGGGTTGGTGTAAAATCTGGAGCAAGGGATTACAATGGAAAATCAGCTGCCGGTGTAGTAAAAGGGAAAGTCTATTATACAATCGATGAGCTCAAAGGCGATCGTGCTGTTTTGGACATTCCTGGAATCTGCACAGCATTCAATACGAAAGACTTGTTCAAATAA
- a CDS encoding caudovirus prohead protease, whose translation MKNYDFGGWATKNDLLCSDGRIIKRDAFKHYDGKKVPLVWNHQHNDASNIVGHALLENRKEGVYTYGSFNDTEDGERAKKQVKHGDIDALSIYANHLKQNRNEVIHGEIREVSLVIAGANPGASIDTILMHGDGTTDELNVDEGILYTGEFIDLGLQHTDTDKSVEEKTDKEEAEKEETIEDILNTMNEKQQKVLFALVGQLVSDDEDADDEEPEELEHSDTENNGGNIEMKHNVFDVGTKPTTDGVLCHADQTAIIELAKSSNVGRLSDAIRLYSEEHDHLAHGIDDIETLFPEYKDVRPGAPELINNDLGWVTTVMDKVHKSPITRIRTRHADARGAELRAKGYKKGAQKTLSGNIKLLKRTTDPQTVYRKDEIHRDDIIDITDFDVVEYQYGVMKNDLHEELATAIMIGDGREDGDNDKISEDHIRSIWNDDELYTIHKDVDIDAARKELQGTNTAANFGDNYVYAEAIIASALYSREKYKGSGTPDFYCTPHLLNVMLLARDMNGRRIYDSKTDLAAALNVGDIHTVEQFEGKIRTDKDDKQHKLLGIFVNLDDYYVGATKGGEITRFEQFDIDFNKEKYLIETRVSGALTKVYSAIALEEPVTSAPTA comes from the coding sequence ATGAAGAATTATGACTTTGGCGGATGGGCCACTAAGAACGATCTCTTATGTTCAGATGGAAGAATCATCAAACGCGATGCTTTCAAACATTATGACGGAAAGAAAGTTCCATTAGTTTGGAATCATCAACATAACGACGCATCAAATATTGTTGGTCACGCTTTATTAGAAAACCGTAAAGAGGGTGTCTATACTTATGGATCGTTCAATGATACTGAAGACGGTGAAAGAGCAAAGAAGCAGGTAAAGCACGGGGATATTGATGCATTGTCTATTTATGCTAATCACTTGAAACAAAACAGAAATGAAGTCATTCATGGTGAGATTCGTGAGGTTAGTCTTGTTATTGCTGGCGCTAATCCTGGTGCGTCTATAGATACGATTCTTATGCATGGTGATGGTACTACAGATGAACTAAACGTGGATGAAGGAATCCTTTATACGGGCGAATTTATTGATCTTGGACTTCAGCACACTGATACTGATAAATCAGTTGAGGAAAAAACCGATAAAGAAGAAGCGGAAAAAGAAGAAACGATTGAGGACATTCTGAACACGATGAATGAAAAACAGCAGAAGGTTTTATTTGCATTGGTTGGGCAGTTGGTTTCCGATGATGAAGATGCCGACGACGAAGAACCAGAAGAACTAGAACATTCTGACACAGAAAACAATGGAGGAAATATTGAAATGAAACACAACGTATTTGATGTCGGAACAAAACCGACTACTGATGGCGTATTATGCCATGCCGATCAGACAGCCATTATCGAACTCGCTAAATCTAGCAATGTTGGAAGATTAAGTGACGCCATTAGGTTGTATTCTGAAGAACACGACCACTTGGCACACGGAATTGATGATATTGAGACTTTGTTTCCGGAGTATAAAGATGTCCGTCCTGGTGCACCCGAGCTAATCAATAATGATCTTGGCTGGGTAACGACGGTAATGGATAAAGTACATAAAAGTCCGATTACTCGTATTCGAACTCGTCATGCGGATGCTCGTGGCGCTGAACTCAGAGCGAAAGGTTATAAAAAAGGTGCTCAGAAAACACTTTCTGGAAACATCAAGCTTCTGAAACGAACCACAGACCCACAGACAGTTTATCGTAAAGATGAAATTCACCGTGACGATATTATTGATATTACTGATTTCGATGTCGTCGAATACCAGTACGGAGTTATGAAGAACGATCTTCACGAGGAATTAGCAACTGCCATCATGATCGGCGATGGACGCGAAGACGGGGATAACGACAAGATCAGTGAAGATCATATTCGTTCAATCTGGAATGACGACGAGCTTTATACGATTCATAAAGATGTCGATATCGATGCTGCTAGAAAAGAACTGCAGGGTACGAATACCGCAGCGAACTTTGGCGATAACTATGTTTATGCAGAAGCTATCATCGCATCAGCACTATATTCCCGTGAGAAATATAAAGGAAGTGGTACTCCGGATTTCTACTGCACTCCTCATCTTTTAAACGTTATGCTACTTGCTCGTGACATGAATGGACGTCGTATCTATGATTCAAAAACTGATTTAGCAGCAGCACTAAACGTTGGTGATATCCATACAGTGGAGCAGTTCGAAGGTAAGATTCGTACCGATAAGGATGACAAGCAGCATAAATTATTAGGTATCTTTGTTAACCTGGACGACTATTATGTTGGTGCTACAAAAGGCGGAGAGATTACAAGATTCGAGCAGTTCGATATTGATTTCAATAAGGAAAAATACCTTATCGAAACAAGAGTGTCTGGAGCTCTGACTAAAGTCTATTCCGCAATCGCATTGGAAGAACCTGTTACTTCAGCTCCAACCGCTTAA
- a CDS encoding phage portal protein, protein MEIAFSSRLKHAWNGFMNKDPTSTNYQVEYHGTGYSYRPDRRTFTRGNEKSIVTSVYNKIALDVAAIDFRHTKLDGNGRYISDMDSKLNQCLTLEANTDQSSRAFIQDVVISMLDEGEVAIVPVETMQDLTATGSYDILSLRTAKILDWYPQHVKVEVYNEWTGKRVHKVFPKNMVAIIENPLYAVVNERNSTVQRLIRKLNMLDAIDEQSSSGKLDLIIQLPYTLKGEARKKQAEERIKKIEMQLSGSKYGIAYVDATEHITQLNRPVENNLMKQIEYLTSLAYSQLGVTQSILDGTADEKTMLNYYNRITEPIASAIADAFKRTFLTLTARTKGQSISIFRDPFKLVPVSEISEIADKFTRNEIMTSNEIRQVIGMKPSNDPKADELRNKNLSAPNEPSESEEVISIKEKKEENQNEEL, encoded by the coding sequence ATGGAAATAGCATTTTCATCTAGGTTGAAACACGCATGGAACGGTTTCATGAATAAAGATCCAACATCTACAAATTATCAAGTGGAGTATCACGGAACAGGTTATTCTTATCGTCCTGATAGGCGGACTTTTACCAGAGGTAACGAAAAATCCATAGTAACATCCGTGTATAACAAAATCGCTCTAGATGTAGCGGCTATTGATTTCAGACATACCAAGCTTGATGGGAATGGTCGTTATATATCTGATATGGATTCTAAATTGAATCAATGTTTAACACTAGAAGCCAATACAGACCAATCATCACGGGCTTTTATACAAGATGTCGTTATCTCAATGCTTGACGAAGGAGAGGTAGCAATTGTTCCAGTTGAAACAATGCAAGACCTTACAGCTACAGGTTCGTACGATATTTTATCATTGAGGACAGCGAAGATACTTGATTGGTATCCACAGCATGTCAAAGTGGAAGTATACAACGAATGGACTGGGAAAAGGGTTCATAAGGTGTTTCCGAAAAATATGGTTGCTATTATTGAGAATCCACTATACGCGGTAGTGAATGAAAGAAATTCCACGGTTCAGCGATTGATAAGAAAATTAAATATGCTGGACGCGATCGACGAACAAAGTAGTTCTGGAAAATTGGACTTGATAATTCAATTACCTTATACATTAAAAGGAGAAGCTCGAAAAAAGCAAGCTGAAGAACGTATAAAAAAAATCGAAATGCAGTTATCCGGTTCGAAATACGGGATAGCTTATGTCGATGCTACAGAACATATAACTCAATTAAATCGTCCTGTAGAGAACAATCTTATGAAGCAGATTGAATATTTAACCTCGTTAGCATACAGTCAGTTAGGTGTAACGCAAAGCATACTTGATGGAACTGCTGACGAAAAAACAATGTTGAATTACTATAACCGAATAACGGAACCTATAGCATCCGCAATCGCAGATGCGTTCAAAAGGACCTTTTTAACTTTGACTGCCAGAACTAAAGGGCAGTCAATTTCTATTTTTAGGGATCCGTTTAAACTTGTTCCGGTATCAGAGATATCTGAAATTGCCGATAAGTTCACACGTAATGAAATTATGACTTCCAATGAAATCAGACAGGTGATCGGTATGAAACCGTCCAACGATCCGAAAGCTGATGAACTTAGAAATAAGAATCTTAGTGCGCCTAACGAACCGTCTGAGTCGGAAGAAGTAATCAGCATAAAAGAAAAGAAGGAGGAAAATCAAAATGAAGAATTATGA
- a CDS encoding terminase — translation MTLLNNAVPRYYSEFRDAVIRGEIPVCKNISMEMNRIDGFIANPGIYYDDQAVEGWIRFCENELTLTDGSDLNLLDSFKLWGEQVFGWYYFEERSVYEPNEDGHGGHYVTKSIKKRMINKQYLIVARGAAKSMYGSTMQGYFLNVDTSTTYQIVTSPTMKQAEEIMSPLRTAIARARGPLFKFLTEGSLQNTTGSRSNRRKLDSTKKGIQNFLTNSLIEVRPMRIDKLQGMRVKLAVVDEWLSGDIREDPIGAIEQGAAKEQSSTADNDYLILAISSEGTVRNGSGDDIKMELSKILKGEYYNPHVSIWWYQLDSINEVNDPSKWLKANPNLGKTVTYETYQLDVEKAEKSPASRNDILAKRFGIPMEGYTYFFTYEETKVHRKRSFWELPCSLGADLSQGNDFCAFTFLFPLSNGTFGVKTRNYITSLTLTKLSPSMRIKYDQFINEGSLIVLEGTILDLTDVYEDLNNHIEKRGYTVNCFGYDPYNAKEFIERWSIENSPFGLVKVIQGAKTETVPLGELKILAEERMLIFDEEIMSYAMGNCITIEDTNGNRKLLKKKYEAKIDCVAALMDSFVAYKLNKEAFE, via the coding sequence ATGACATTATTGAATAATGCTGTGCCGCGATATTATAGTGAGTTTAGGGACGCAGTAATACGTGGTGAAATACCGGTGTGTAAAAATATATCTATGGAGATGAATCGTATTGATGGGTTCATCGCGAATCCTGGTATCTATTACGATGATCAGGCTGTCGAAGGTTGGATCAGGTTCTGCGAAAATGAATTAACACTTACCGATGGTTCTGATTTGAACTTATTAGACAGTTTTAAATTATGGGGAGAGCAAGTGTTTGGATGGTATTACTTCGAGGAACGTAGTGTCTATGAGCCAAATGAAGATGGTCACGGAGGACATTATGTAACGAAGTCTATCAAGAAACGTATGATAAACAAGCAGTATCTTATCGTAGCTCGAGGCGCCGCAAAATCTATGTACGGTTCAACCATGCAAGGGTACTTCTTAAACGTAGATACATCTACAACCTATCAAATAGTAACAAGTCCTACTATGAAACAAGCTGAGGAGATTATGTCACCTCTTCGCACAGCTATAGCCAGAGCTAGGGGGCCTCTATTTAAGTTTCTTACAGAAGGTTCTCTGCAAAATACGACTGGTTCGAGGTCTAATCGAAGGAAACTTGACTCCACAAAGAAAGGTATTCAGAATTTCTTAACAAATTCATTAATAGAAGTACGTCCAATGCGCATTGATAAGTTACAAGGTATGCGCGTGAAACTGGCAGTTGTCGACGAATGGTTATCTGGAGACATCAGGGAAGATCCTATCGGAGCAATAGAGCAAGGGGCGGCTAAAGAACAAAGTTCAACGGCTGATAATGATTATCTGATTCTAGCAATTAGTTCTGAAGGAACTGTTCGTAACGGTAGTGGTGATGATATCAAAATGGAGTTATCAAAAATACTAAAGGGCGAATACTATAACCCACATGTTTCTATTTGGTGGTATCAGCTAGATTCTATAAATGAAGTCAATGACCCATCAAAGTGGTTAAAAGCCAATCCGAATCTAGGTAAGACAGTAACATATGAAACATATCAATTAGATGTTGAGAAAGCTGAAAAATCGCCAGCTTCAAGAAACGATATTTTGGCGAAACGATTTGGTATACCTATGGAAGGGTATACCTATTTTTTTACATACGAAGAAACAAAAGTACATAGAAAACGCAGCTTTTGGGAATTGCCATGCTCGCTCGGTGCGGACTTATCTCAAGGGAACGATTTTTGTGCATTTACATTCTTGTTTCCGTTATCAAATGGCACATTTGGGGTGAAGACACGAAATTATATCACATCTTTAACTTTAACTAAATTGTCCCCATCAATGCGGATCAAATACGACCAATTCATAAATGAGGGAAGTCTTATCGTTCTTGAAGGAACAATTCTCGACCTTACGGATGTGTATGAGGATTTAAACAACCACATCGAAAAACGTGGTTATACTGTGAATTGCTTTGGATATGATCCATATAACGCAAAAGAATTCATCGAACGTTGGAGTATTGAAAACAGTCCGTTTGGACTTGTTAAAGTCATACAGGGAGCTAAGACCGAAACAGTCCCATTAGGAGAATTGAAGATTCTGGCTGAAGAGAGAATGTTGATTTTTGATGAAGAAATCATGTCGTATGCAATGGGGAACTGTATCACTATAGAAGATACAAATGGAAACAGAAAATTATTAAAAAAGAAGTACGAAGCTAAGATCGATTGTGTTGCTGCTCTTATGGATTCATTTGTAGCGTATAAATTGAATAAAGAAGCATTTGAGTAA